In Cystobacter ferrugineus, the DNA window CGACACGCCACGCTCGGCGCAGGCTGGCTGCAAGCGGTTCAGGGAGTCCTCGTGGCGCACCAGCGTGTACTGGGTGGCCGACAGGAAGATGTCCGGGTCGCTTTCCTTCAAGGTGCGCAGCGCCGGCTCGATCGAATTGACGCCAAGGCCCCAGGCCTTGATCAGCCCTTCCTCGCGCATGCGGATCAGCTCCGGCATCGCGCCCTTGACCGCGATGTCGAAGTACTCGGTCCAGCGCTCTCCCATGTCACGGTTGTCCGGCGAGAGATCGTGGATGAACACCATGTCGATCCGATCCACTCCCAGCCGCTGCATGCTGTCCTCGATCGAACGCCGCACCCCGTCCGCGGTGTAGTCGTAGACCCGGTGGAACGGCGGCGGCTGGGGCCAGACCTTGCTGTCAGGAGGATTTCCCGGCTTGAGCAGGCGGCCGACCTTCGTCGAGAGGATGTACTCGTCGCGTTTCTGCTCGGACAGGAACTGCCCCATGCGCCGCTCGCTGCGGCCGATGCCGTACCAGGGTGAGGTGTCGAAGTAGCGCACGCCGCCTGCCCACGCCGCCGCCAGCGCCCCCTGGGCATCGGCATTCGGGGTGGGCTTGAACGCACCGGCCAGCGGCACGCCGCCCAGCCCGAAGCGGTAGCGCGGGCGGTAGTGACGGCCGGTGGTCTCCGACGGGTTCTGCGGCAGGGTTCCCACGGGCGCGGGCCGCGCCGCGTGCGCGAGCGCGGGGGCCGCCGCCAGGACACCGGCGCTGCTGGCGAGGGTCGAAAGGAATTGACGGCGTGAGGACATGGCGTCTCCTGGTTGACCCAACCCGACCTCATGCTCACGCATGAGACGGGAGAGGGGCGCGGTTGAGAGGGGACGGAGCTGGAGCGCGGAAGCAGAGGCGGGCCGCTGACGGGTACAGGAGAGCCGTGCGTCCGACCGGTGCCTCCACGGTGGAGCCCCTTCGGCCTCCATCCGCGGTCCGTCCCACGCGAACCAAGGTACGCGTCGATTCGTTGCCGCTCCAAACCAAAGAGGGCATGTACTCATGCGCGAAGTGGATGGATATAACGCGCCGCATCATGGCGCTTTCGCTAGAGGGAGCGCTCCTGAAAAGCGGCGGCGAGCAAGCGCTCCACGGCCCAGGTGGTGATCTGTCCTCCCGGGCCCGCGGGGTTCGCATCGCAACCATGGGTGGCCCAGGGCAGCTCCAGCTCGAGGTGGGGCACCTGGGCCTCTTTCAGGCGCCGGGCGAGGCGCCGGCTCTGCTCGGCGAAGACGAGCTCGTCCCGGGTCCCATGGACCAACAGCGTGGGCGGAGAGTTGGGGCGCACGAAGCCGATGGGCGAAGCCGCGTCGAAGCGATCCTGCACCTGGGCAGGCGTTCCTCCGAGGTAATCGCTCAGGGTCTTGGGGCTGTCCATCACCCACGGGTTGGTGGGATGGGCCCAGCCCCAGTTGAGGTCCGCGGGCGCATACAGCGCGACGACCGCGCGGATCGCGGGATCGTCAGCGGTATAGGCGGCCAGCAGGGCGAGCTGGCCGCCCGCGGAGCGCCCGAGCAAGGCGATGCGGGAGGCGTCGAGCCCCAGCCGGGAGGCGTTCTCCCTCAGCCACGCGAGGGCCGCGAGCACGTCGTCCCGCTGGGTCGGGAAGGTGTGCCGGGGCGCGAGCCGGTAGTTGATCGCCGCGACGGCGACGCCCCGGGCGGCGAGATAGCTGTTCAGCCAGTCGAGCTGGGTGCTGTCCCCGCTGTTCCAGGAGCCGCCGTGGATCACCACCACGAGAGGCAGTGGCCGGGTCACCTCGGGGCTTCGGTACAGGTCCAGTTGCAGCACATGGCCCTCGACTTCCCGGTAGGTGTGCCGGACGGGCACCACCTTGGGCGTGGAGACCGAGAGCAGATCCCTCAGGACGAGAGGCGCGGGCCGAGCCGGCGCCCCGGGGAACGCAGCGGGTTGGACGGAGCCGAAGGTCCGCGCGAAGCGCGCCTCCAGTCCCTTCACGTACCCGAGGGCCCGGCCCAGAGAAGAGAGCAGGAGGAGCACGGCGAGCGCGGCCAGACCCCACGCGAGCCACACGCCGAGACCTGCTCCGCCAGGCAGCAGCAACGAGGCAAGTGGAAGGACGGCCAGCACGTGGCCCCACTCGGTCGCGGCCACGGCGGGCTTCCAGAGGGCCGCCACCGGGGCCTTGAAAAGTCCCAGCAGGCCCAGCCCGAACAGCAATCCGGACAGAAGCAGACGAAGGGTGTCGAGAGGTTCCACGGAAGTACGTTCCTCCAGGCCGAGCCTAGATGTTGATACGGGAGCTGACCGTCCGGATGTCCAGGCCCAGCGCGGAGAACTCGGAGGCGTGGGCGCGCAGCCGTTCCACCAGCCGCGGGTGCACGTCTTCCTCCTCGTTGGCCAGGAGCAAGCCGTAGCTGGTCTTCGACAGCATCCAGGAAATCCACAGCATTTCGGTGGCCTCGTCCGGAGGCGGGGCGGTGTCCGGGTCGTCCACGGCCGGCAGGCTCCCGTTCTTCCCCCAGCGCAGCCCCAGGCAGGCGTACTGGACCTCGCCGGCGTCGTCCCACTGGAGGTTGTTGGCCCAGGCGTGCCGGAAGGTCGCGAAGTAGATGACGTAGCGGCAGAGCTGCTTGAGTGACTCCACCTCTCCTGGCTGGGGAGAATCGGTCTCCGTCACCGCGCTCACGGCCCGGG includes these proteins:
- a CDS encoding aldo/keto reductase, with amino-acid sequence MSSRRQFLSTLASSAGVLAAAPALAHAARPAPVGTLPQNPSETTGRHYRPRYRFGLGGVPLAGAFKPTPNADAQGALAAAWAGGVRYFDTSPWYGIGRSERRMGQFLSEQKRDEYILSTKVGRLLKPGNPPDSKVWPQPPPFHRVYDYTADGVRRSIEDSMQRLGVDRIDMVFIHDLSPDNRDMGERWTEYFDIAVKGAMPELIRMREEGLIKAWGLGVNSIEPALRTLKESDPDIFLSATQYTLVRHEDSLNRLQPACAERGVSIVVGSPLNVGFLCGVERIDYLGTITDDLRNRRARLDAIARRYRIDLRTAALQFASAPQVVSAVLVGARTARQIQEDIASMQVKIPADFWAELKKEKLIAEHAPVPA
- a CDS encoding alpha/beta hydrolase, which produces MEPLDTLRLLLSGLLFGLGLLGLFKAPVAALWKPAVAATEWGHVLAVLPLASLLLPGGAGLGVWLAWGLAALAVLLLLSSLGRALGYVKGLEARFARTFGSVQPAAFPGAPARPAPLVLRDLLSVSTPKVVPVRHTYREVEGHVLQLDLYRSPEVTRPLPLVVVIHGGSWNSGDSTQLDWLNSYLAARGVAVAAINYRLAPRHTFPTQRDDVLAALAWLRENASRLGLDASRIALLGRSAGGQLALLAAYTADDPAIRAVVALYAPADLNWGWAHPTNPWVMDSPKTLSDYLGGTPAQVQDRFDAASPIGFVRPNSPPTLLVHGTRDELVFAEQSRRLARRLKEAQVPHLELELPWATHGCDANPAGPGGQITTWAVERLLAAAFQERSL